The sequence GCAGACCGTCGTGACGATGGACCGGCCCCAGGCACCGGCCCACAACTGCGAGGTGGGAGCAAGGTGTCGTCCTCACGACAAGTCACGGCTCGCCGAAACCGCTTGCACATGTCGACGATCTTCTGTAGCGTGCTCTGGTGCTGCGCGGGCGTCATGTCATGGTACTGGCCCATGCTCGATGAAGCCTAGGACTCAATCGCTCGTATGACATCGCACTGAACCGAGAAAGTTGTAACATCATATGCAATCAGTTTTGTAGAATGCAAAATCAATCAGAGAAACGTACCGCTGTGGTGAAGTTCTGGTCTCGAACTACGGGGTACGTCTCAGACACCCTTGCGGCCTCGATCTGAGCATCTGGTGGAACGTGCACGACACGTGTGCGCGTCCTCAGCAGGTACCACCGTAGGTAGTCCACGAATGCCTCGTCGCTATGCGGCCGATCCTCGAAAATGATGTCGTCAAGGGCCGCGGCCCAGGAGTCGACGTAAGGATGGATCTTGCCGGCCTACCGCAAGCCTGGTGGCTGGCCCTGACGTGTCCACCTATAATACAAAGATTGAGCGAATCAATGCTAAGTGGTAGGTTACAAAAAAATAAATTGTTAACATAACTATATATTCGATACCTGTGGATGTGAGCCTccactgagtgcacaatcgggaccggggtctgctggtagagaccgaactgcctcatgacCTGGTTCACGTGGTACTCCTCGATGTGGATGTCGTAAAGGATCGGCTTCCTCATCATCCAGTACTCGTGGTCTCGCAGGCATAAGGAAGAAAGACCGCTCGGTGCCCAGGCGTAAATGTCGGCTGCAGTGTACGGAGTCCACCTCACGTCCGTGTCCACAAGAGCGTCAAACTGTCCCACGAAGTCGTGGTATAACTTCCTCGTCTGCACGCCAACCCAAGAAGGCTGCATAACAAAAAAATGTTAACCACTAAATCATACATTCCTGAAGGCATGTAACAATATGTAAAACAAATGATATAACGTACCCGTCTGAGGCACCACAACGAACCCATCGTAGGTCTATCGATGTCGTCGTGGTCATGGGACAGCTGGACGTATGGTTCGAAGTCTATCTCTGGCCTACCGACAGGGAAGCGCTCGTACGACCAGAGCTGTAACAGTAGAGGACACCCAAAAAAGATGGGCTCCTTTGCTGAGACCTTCGTCACGCCCGTGCAAAGGCCCCTGTAAGTCGCAGCCAAAACGGCTGAAACCCAGCTGAACTGTGGGACCTTGTGAAGTGGAGTATCAGCTATCGACCTCGCCAAAGGAATGAGCTGTTTGGGGCACGAGTCACCCTGGGAGCTGCAGAACATGACCCAGACGAACAGCCACTGTAAGTAGGCCTCCAAGTGTCTGGCAACTGTAAAGTCGTCTGCGTCTGCCCTCATGTAGTCCGCATTGAAAATGGTACGAGTCGTCAATGCAAATACGTAGGAACGTAAGTACGAAAATATTCAACATTTAAGTACTCACACTGAACTGTAGGAGCCACCTCTTTGTAGGTCAGTGTCCGTGGTTCGCAGGGAAGGGCCGGTATGGCAACGCTAGCTCGTTGCGCTGAACCCCGTCGAACCGAGCCAAAAGGTCGTCGCACCACGAGAGTCCCACATCCTCTGCACCCACGGCTCGTCCAGCACATGGCAAGCCTAGAAGCATCGCCACGTCCTGAAGAGTAGGAGTCAACTCACCGACCGGGAGGCGAAACATGTGCGTCTCCGGACGCCAACGGTCGAGAAGTGCCGCGAGGAGGGACATGTCGAACTGAAACCGTGGAGCCCTGTCCCTAGGTCGACATGCAGGGTCGGCCATATCTAGGCACATGGATACGTTTTCAAGTCGTAGTAGCTATCAGAATTTCTAAGGCATATCGTGTGCAGCAGTGCCGGGATATTGTGATTCGAAGCTTCATACGTCCCCCACCTCATCTCCAGCGCTTTCTGCTTCGCTCTGTAAGTtttgttgtagctaattttatatttaaactcctcctcaacagcacaaataattgacttaggttcataactaggattgtccatgatcaaagggtacatgtagttagctataaaacctgcactgaggttccggtgctgtggttctagttACTCAAGTAGACATGTGTACTCCACAACTTTTCTGACCTCCCAAAAATCCTGCCACTTGCCCATAGAAGCGTACACCCTGAAAGGGCATTCGCTTCTCACACAACACACGTCATATGTTCTCGGACTGCTCTTGACAAATTTGAACtatctttgcaaagagagagtGGACCAACGTTTTATATCTTCATATTGTCACTATTGGCATACACCGAACcgatgcatacctcattttgcctgtactcccaagggaccgcttcacctttatttacacttaattttgaaaaatcatacccggaccagttgtgtgggacatgataatcatcatcatcatccgaggaatcatcattcattgcattgtgctGTTATTCACCCTCTctctgaaactcttcaactatTTCTGGAATATTTTAACCTTCATCAGCCTGACCAGTTACTTGACGAGGTTCGTGTGCAGCATGTCTATCATCTTCTACAATCTCAAGTTCACCACCttcttcatgaggttcatgcatCATCTCGGTATCTTCCGATATTATATCTCCCTGCCTTTCATGATCCCCACCCGCTTTAGTACTAAAACTAATCTTCTCGAATGCTTGAACAAATAACACAAGCGGTAAGCCTCTgctactacttatattgacataattcctccagttttgcgtcccttcaagcggcaatagctcccaaaacactggttcccttcgactgaccactgccatgacagagatctcatgtCCATCTCGATTAAGGCCGAAAGCcttaaatagccaattggatattgaaatccaagtcctctctctacctcggggtatttttttgtgatcgagctaaactctgacaaatctaccccttcaggaccatatctaacttctcctgacccatagaacacttgaaaatacaaatcatctgacatgcctGCCAACATTTACGACAATAATTACTCGTCCTTACAATTTAATCAACGCCAATAAATATTTCTATTATTTTGTAATGTCTAATTCAGACCACAATTTAAATATTAATAATATTTTCTACACAGATGTCAACATACGTCGATCCTACCAAtttttcatatttgaattaAACAAGCACGGTATATGACTCAGTTATATTGTATTGATGACCATTCCAATATTGATAGCATTTTTTATCATAAATTATAATTGTAAATCGAGTAATGGGACGTAATTAATTTTTAGGTCTATCTTAATTTGTTCTCTACAATTTCTATAACCGACTTATATTTCTAGGTTTTGTATCTAACATAATATAAATTAATAATATTTCTATGCGACTAATATGTCTATTTCAAgtcattaatatatatatataaactaatattcatatttaaactaatatttttaatttcatGTACTACAATTTATATCTAAAATAATTATATCCAAACTAATAATATTCATTAAAACTATTTCTACACCCAATACTCTACACATGAATATATTTCCTAGTACTAGGCTACCTACTATTATTCATAAAAATAGATTTTAATGTGTACCTGAGACAAAACACGCTGGCCCTCGCTTCTTTCTCGCGCAGGGGCGGGCGGGCGACCGAGGCGCGCCCCGGCGTCCGGCCGAGCGCCGGCGCGCAGCAGCGGGCAGGGGACCGCCGGCGCACAGGggagcgggcgacgcgggcgaGCGGAGGAGCGTGGCGGCGCTGGAAGTGCGAGCGGAGGCGCTGGATGGAGCGCGGCAGCTTTAAGAGGGGGTCCTTTCGCCGGTTGGTTCGGCGGTAGCAGCCTACTGCCAGATGATCCGGCGGTAAGGCTCAAAAATCGCCGTTTCAACCGGCGGTAGGTTCCCGGCCCACCGACCCGGCCACCTACCGCCGATTGAAATGGCGGTATGAACCTACCGCCGGTCCATCCGGCGGTACCTaccttccgccggatgaaccggcggctgggtgaaatttttgcaaaaataaTTCTCcgtatatttttgataaatcgaaaaaataatataaaaataaaaaaaattcccagATCGAATTTGCCCAGTTTGAAACCAGGCCTGGCCCGGAAGCGCGGTTCGTTTTGGAGGGCCCGAATCGAAAACAGGCCCGGTTCGGCCTACTTCCCTCTTCTTCTAGCCCAATTTCATTCCCCACCTCGCACCCTCCGGATCCAATCCGGATCGGTGTGGAGAGGGGAGGGCGCGACTAGTGGGCGACGGCGTGCGAGGCTGACGGCGCACCGGCGACGAGCTTGTGCGCCGCTGCCTTCTCACCCGTaagcccggccgccgccaatAGGGACGTCAAGAAGTTGGTGCTCCACAAGATCCCCACCGTGCCATACGCCGTCCGCCGAGGCAGCGGCGACGAGGAGTCcagggaagcggcggcggagtgCGCCATCTGCATGGTTGAGTTCGAGGAGGGCGAGGCTGTGCGCGTGCTACCCCCCTGCGGCCACGGTTTCCACGCCGCCTGCATCGACAAGTGGCTGCACGGGCACTCCACCTGTCCCTCCTGCCGCCGAATTCTATCGCTCCGGCTGCCGCCCGACGAGCGGTGCAGCCGCTGCGGTGCGCGGCCCCACGCCGGGGACGCCGGCTGGAAGCCCACCTCCTACAGCGGCGTGCCGCCGTTCCTGCCGTAGGCAGCTACGCCCAAAAGGCAAACGATCTGGTTGAAATCTTCTCGTTCACGGCTAgcagtagatttttttttttgatagtgGCTAGCAGTAGATTTTACTAGTGCCTGGTTGCTAATGCGTAGTAATCCGGAACTGGAAACGGGGAAGCTGTTTAGGGCCTGATTGGTAGGGTGCACTAGAGCTTATCCGGCTCCCATAGTGCAGGCTTCGTTGTTTTGTTGGTTGGATTGGGCCTTAAGCCAGGCTCCAGCAATGCAAAATGGGCAGTACGGCCTGCATAGCTGAAAACGCGAGTCCTCCCCGTTTCCAGCAATGCAGGCTCCACTAAGCCAGCGCCGGCCTTTTTTTGTGGGGCCTCTTTGGTCCGTTGCGGCCCTGCCGAGGCCACAAGCAAAACTGGGGCGGGCACTAGGGTTACCGCCGGTACTGTTCCCATTTGAGCCTCACAGGCTCTCCTTGCTCTCTCGTGCCGCCAGCTCTCGTCTCTTGCGCTCCGTCGAGCGCCGtttcgccgaccgccgccgtccCTTGGAGCACCAGACCGGAGGTTGGTACATCCGCGTGCGAGGGTAAGCTGGAAGATTTCCCTCTTTTctccgcccccctcccccctcgatTTGGTTTTTTATCCTTTGATGCATTTCTGTGTTGCTTTGAACGGCCCCATGTTTCGTTTCTGGTGTGATGCGATAGATCAATGTGCATAGTCAGGCTGATTAAATAGATATGAGGACCCATCGCGCGGCCTTCCCGACATGCAGACGAAGGGGGAGTAGTCGATGAGAATGTCCTGAGGAGAGTTCACATCGACCGACCTTGATGGAGCAGAGGGCGGCGCCGCTGTACGCTTCGCAGCACCGCCCTTGGAACCAGATCTGCCACCACTCATGGCCCTCCGGCGGACTAGGCGACGGGAACAGGGAGGAGATCTCGAAGCGGGGAAAAATGGGAGAAAGGGAAGAGACAATGGGAGGTGAGCGGTAAGATGAGCAGGTAGGGTTTGCGAGAGAGGGGCCGCTCCATTTAATACGGCAAAATGGGCAAGCACACCGGAATTGGGTCACAGTGCTGGCACCACGCCCAAATTAACCAACCAATCAAGCCCATGTTGCATTACCGGGTGCAGGCCACCTCATAGTGCAGGCATCCAAACACAATCTTACCCAGGCCAAAAGGGACAATGCACCCAACCAAACACAGGGATAAAAGCTTGCAAAAGCCTGCCTTGGGCTGGCCATGCATACATCTAGGCCAGGCTAGGACTTGTATAAGTAGCCAATCAGGCCCTTACTGCCTTCTTTTTATTCTGATGATGGAAGGAGGGTGAAcctgttttctttctttttttttctttctcattttCTCCCTTCCTGTGTTTGATTGGGAGTTGGAAGTCACCATTGTTGTGCTCTGCTGTTGCTATTGAATGCTCCACCCAGCAGTCGAACTGAACGGCACCAGCAAGGTTGGTTCAGGGGCAGGATCGGTCCAGACCAGGAATGAGTGGATCCACTCGGTTCACTGGATCCTGGTCTGGATCGGATCAGGGAGCAGGAAGCGATCCAGAGCTCCCGAACGAGGCCTAAATTatttgggctatatatacccttGAAGTGTGTTGAAGTCCATTGGAGCACAAGACACATCAAGAACATATCCAAGATACAAAAGTGCTAAAGCGATCATATCTAAGATGATTACGACATGCTTGGAGAGTGAGTAGTGCTACTAGGCATATAGTAAGTGAAAGTACTTGCACCTTCCTCGTGCTTGATTTTTGGAGTAAACCGATTTGTATGCTTGGTGCACTGGCCCTTGGGGTCTTGGTGTTTGAGGAGACATATTTCTTGGTAGAAAACCCCCATAGTGAAGATGACTCCAAGGTTACATGTAAGGCTGGCTATCGAGTTGGCTCGGCTTAGCTCAAGCTGGATCGGCTCGGTTCGGCTCGTTACCAAGCCGAGCTAAAAGGCTGACTCACCTCGGCTCGTTTTCCAGCTCGAGTTGGCTCATTTGGCTCGCGAGCTGGCTCGAAAAAATAACAGACAGCTGCCACAGCGAGCCACCAGCTAGCAAAGTGTATGTATGAATATATGCAGCAATATAAATTTTAAGTATGCAATAGTCACTAAGcaaatcaacaaaatattaaGTTCCCAACATACATACATGATACATCACATGCATTATGCATAGCCAATACATATGAGTATAAAAGATTAACACTTCAAGTCCAAATGAGCGACTCATTTTGGCTCGCGAGCAGCTCACGAGCTGGCTTGGTAACACATGAAGCTAAAACCTTGGCTTGGCTCGTTAATATTTTTCAACGAGCCGAGTgctgacgctcactaacgatcatttccaggcgtcaacttgatcagaaaatcatgagagtttgcatttcttacacgcatctttatccaataaaatctctaaaccacactttaccttttagaaaataCAAGTTGTATTTTAGAGCTAATAtacaggttacaagcacactttggcccgacataaaatcacagaaaatatcagagcgtcGATTCatgctcagatggaccaaaagtgatgcaagaacccaattcagacAAGCTAAGATAGGGCAAACCCAACATGgaccagacaaggaggcccaggacaacCTGCCAGAagaagctgggggcggttggcggcccgggtAGGCCAACTGACCTACCAGGTTGGCCGACCTAGCCCGTGGGCCTCACCGCCTCATCCAGGCCACGTGATGCCTCCTCATAGGTCCCCTAGGTCGGTTGCAAGggtctcaccccgtggctccctgctataaatacaagggggtggGGTAGAGattatgacacacacacaccacacttcctctcctctcttgctcatcttgcatagtctttaggcttagtgaaGTTTAGAAGTCTTCGAGTCACCAGATCTGCtcggtatgggttcatctctagctctctcttgtaatattcgattgtttgtaataaaattagactatggttaccgatatctgctcgaagtatgttctgagttatcggatatatgcttcttgatatggttgcgttattattcaatgcttgcattgcatgatcgtccTGTGCTTGAGATGGTTAGTATTTCGTGCTTAGAACTcaatcaactgctccagtattcgtatgtttgctctagtgtgatgtctgtccatccggagggtgggggctccgcgcgggacactagagtgtcccttactagtgtagacatggtgtctagattagctaagagttgctggatgtcaactatacccacggtttgcagaggtagccggcaggtggtgacagccctgtccgagcccgagtaatcctccacgttcggtatggggggtaggaggtacataaagtcgccggggtgtacgggctcttcccgttgcttcgatagcagtctccctattgtgtagtttaatctctgacgatctaaccaatgagatagtatagatatagctagcctagtacagttgactcgagctctaacttatgccttgctcccggcctagagcatcttttatcttttcttttatttatccaagaggatagtttgtgtgtgtgtcacactacctcctaccatgttatatatcttacccctatttatgatTGAgagtatccaatctagataaagttcatcaactggtctatatatctcttcactcaccacCTTCCCtacagaaatataaatgacaccccggtatattctcgggtaaaatgctacagcagtattccgtgcgcttgcggattcattcgtggttcatgaaatatctgccaccccaattggcatctgcgggcgtcatcgctgtttcccggtggtgacgttggtaggcgccaacaccgagccgagccgagtcaCTAATGAGCCGAGTCGAGCGAGCTACCGAGCtacgagtttttcgtccagcctTAGTTACATGAAGAGAGGGAGTAGTAAGGCTTGTGTTCTCTATC comes from Panicum virgatum strain AP13 chromosome 4K, P.virgatum_v5, whole genome shotgun sequence and encodes:
- the LOC120702152 gene encoding RING-H2 finger protein ATL8-like, which gives rise to MAWATACEADGAPATSLCAAAFSPVSPAAANRDVKKLVLHKIPTVPYAVRRGSGDEESREAAAECAICMVEFEEGEAVRVLPPCGHGFHAACIDKWLHGHSTCPSCRRILSLRLPPDERCSRCGARPHAGDAGWKPTSYSGVPPFLP